A region of the Ananas comosus cultivar F153 unplaced genomic scaffold, ASM154086v1, whole genome shotgun sequence genome:
AACCTTGTAGATGAACTACGCTAGATAAATAAACATATTattcaaacaaaaagaaagagagaaagcaaaATAGAACCTGCATTGGTTGATTATTTGCCAAGCATTGCACCATATATTTCAACTCAGCAATAGATTTGTTTTGATctaagataattttattttggtctTGTACTTGCAtctccaatcgctccatatgcTCCTTCATTTGACGTATATTTTCTTCAACTATTGTCTCATCGAAATTTGTCATCCTTAAACCCTCAAATCGACGCAAACAGGATGAGTTGAATATATCTTTAGGCGTAGGACCTAATCCTACACCACGCATATATCCACGCTTGTCCTTTCCTATGATTTCGGAGTAAGGATCACCTTGCCATGCAACCTTTCCTTGTGATGTTGATCCCTCCGAGGTTTCAATTAGCTTTTTCTTCAAATCATTCTACAATAAATATCTATGTTATATAAGACACCATTAAGATATTCTTTTgattcaaaatacttttaaaagcatgaaattaaaaatataccGCTGTTTTTCCATCCATGAATGTTCCATCCTTATACACATGAGTTTTCAAATAAACTTCAGCACATTGAGGCTCTTTCTTCTGTGGATCATCTTTCCTCtaaaataaacataatataGTTTAGAATAATTACGTCTtaaaattattaagaaaaaagtaaaaagttaaCACTATCAATCACTTTAATATGATAGAAATTACCATTTCCTCTGCAACACGAGCAAAACTCTTTGTCCTTGCAGTGTGAGTCGCCATTAGCATTGCACGATTCCTTCAAAGACGAACCAAGTGACTTCAAAGACGAACCTAGTTAACAAACTATAGATAATAAGCAGAATTTAGGCCTTGAAGAACAAAATCTTTGTACATGTCAAAGTGATCATAGTCATCGGCATCTAACCACGGCTTTATTAATTAAAGCAAGCATAATTACTAAGTCATTGGATTCTAAAAAA
Encoded here:
- the LOC109706056 gene encoding uncharacterized protein LOC109706056 translates to MLMATHTARTKSFARVAEEMRKDDPQKKEPQCAEVYLKTHVYKDGTFMDGKTANDLKKKLIETSEGSTSQGKVAWQGDPYSEIIGKDKRGYMRGVGLGPTPKDIFNSSCLRRFEGLRMTNFDETIVEENIRQMKEHMERLEMQVQDQNKIILDQNKSIAELKYMVQCLANNQPMQVLFCFLSFFLFE